From Bacteroidota bacterium, one genomic window encodes:
- a CDS encoding peptidylprolyl isomerase: protein MKIEKNKVVILTYKLQKDDAKGEMIETVDDKSPFVFLFGAGSLLPEFEENLAEKTAGQKFEFGIIASNAYGEMDETAVQHVPKDIFMIDGKLAEDLLVVNSFVNLRDNEGQLVRARISDIGDAEVLLDFNHPLAGQNLFFSGEILDVREATEEEIQHGHVHGPDGHHHH from the coding sequence ATGAAAATAGAAAAAAACAAAGTAGTTATACTCACTTACAAATTGCAAAAGGATGATGCAAAAGGTGAAATGATAGAAACTGTTGACGACAAGAGTCCTTTTGTATTCTTGTTTGGTGCAGGAAGTTTATTACCTGAATTTGAAGAAAATTTGGCCGAAAAAACAGCAGGACAAAAATTCGAATTCGGCATTATTGCAAGCAATGCTTATGGAGAAATGGATGAAACTGCAGTGCAGCATGTACCTAAGGATATTTTTATGATTGATGGTAAACTCGCTGAAGATTTGTTAGTGGTAAATTCTTTTGTGAATCTTCGTGATAATGAAGGTCAGTTAGTGCGTGCCCGTATTTCAGATATTGGTGATGCAGAAGTATTGCTGGATTTTAATCATCCATTAGCAGGACAGAACCTGTTTTTTAGTGGTGAAATTCTTGATGTACGTGAAGCTACTGAAGAAGAAATTCAACACGGCCATGTGCATGGTCCGGATGGTCATCACCATCATTAA
- a CDS encoding peptidylprolyl isomerase gives MKKWISGIIVLVIFQSIAIVSFSQTNGGDAVLFTVGGTPVTKSEFVYIYTKNNLNKKNDFSQESLEEYLDLYINYKLKVKEADAEQIDTMLSVRTELDKYGDQLIKSNFDKEVLDVEVQKIYKRMETERLVYHIMSAFPANPTPADTLKSYQTIIDAQARLNKGEDFSKVASALTSDVNGRTNGGRVGWITGFSIPDMNFEDAAYNTKVGGISPIIRSKYGYHILNVREERPSSGEIKVEHLLMRIKANATAQDSAMVKAKIDSIAAVIKSGEVTFEDMVQQYSDDTNTKTKNGELDWFGVGKMTAPFEDAAFSIKNVGDVSQPVLTSFGWHLIKLIDKRGLAPYEDMQADIKSRIERTAQYRDIRSNYIAMVKKENNFIEFPANKSAVLAMLDTTFLSGTWKPVKLSAMTQPVFTIGTLVYTQAELASYLELKQKTLKDNDIETKFNKIYNIAEENVLIEYQLGKDDPDFKRLMQEYRAGIPLFELTNQKVWLAAAKDSAGLEAYYEQHKNEYMWDERVDATIYESNNDTIATAVRKMLKKKKSDDDILAAFNTDSTSQVIIENNLFLAGQDSNVDQLNKKIGIGENILNSDGTITFVKVIKVVPPTPKTLKEARGYVISGYQDELEKKWLGDLRAKYPVQVNQEVFNSLIK, from the coding sequence ATGAAAAAGTGGATATCAGGAATAATTGTATTAGTAATTTTTCAATCAATAGCTATTGTATCATTCAGCCAGACAAATGGTGGAGATGCAGTTCTGTTCACAGTTGGCGGAACACCTGTTACAAAATCAGAGTTCGTTTATATTTATACAAAGAATAATCTGAATAAGAAAAATGATTTTTCTCAGGAATCATTAGAGGAATATCTGGATTTGTATATCAATTATAAATTGAAAGTGAAGGAAGCAGATGCTGAGCAAATTGATACCATGTTGAGCGTGCGTACCGAATTGGATAAATATGGTGATCAATTAATTAAATCCAATTTTGATAAAGAAGTTTTGGATGTAGAGGTACAGAAGATTTATAAGCGCATGGAAACAGAAAGATTGGTTTATCATATCATGTCTGCCTTTCCTGCGAATCCAACTCCGGCAGATACTTTAAAATCATATCAAACTATAATTGACGCACAAGCAAGATTAAATAAAGGCGAAGATTTTTCGAAAGTAGCCTCTGCACTTACAAGCGATGTGAATGGCCGCACAAATGGTGGTCGTGTAGGTTGGATAACAGGATTTAGTATTCCTGATATGAATTTTGAAGATGCAGCATACAATACAAAGGTTGGGGGGATATCGCCAATCATTCGTTCTAAATACGGATATCATATTTTAAATGTAAGAGAAGAAAGACCTTCTTCCGGAGAAATAAAAGTAGAGCATTTATTAATGCGTATTAAAGCGAATGCAACTGCACAAGATAGTGCAATGGTGAAAGCAAAAATTGACAGTATTGCTGCCGTAATTAAATCAGGAGAAGTGACTTTTGAAGATATGGTACAACAATACAGTGATGATACGAATACTAAAACGAAGAACGGAGAACTGGATTGGTTTGGTGTTGGAAAAATGACTGCACCATTTGAAGATGCTGCTTTCAGTATTAAAAATGTTGGAGATGTTTCTCAGCCGGTATTAACTTCTTTTGGATGGCATTTGATTAAATTAATTGACAAACGTGGTCTTGCACCTTATGAAGATATGCAAGCAGATATAAAATCACGTATCGAACGCACTGCACAGTACCGAGATATCCGTTCTAATTATATTGCGATGGTGAAGAAGGAAAATAATTTTATTGAATTTCCTGCAAACAAATCGGCTGTGTTAGCAATGTTGGACACTACATTTCTTTCTGGTACATGGAAGCCTGTAAAACTATCTGCAATGACTCAACCGGTATTTACTATTGGTACTTTAGTTTATACGCAGGCAGAACTTGCTTCTTATCTGGAATTAAAACAAAAGACATTAAAGGATAATGATATTGAAACTAAATTCAATAAGATTTATAATATCGCCGAAGAAAATGTTTTGATAGAATATCAATTGGGAAAAGATGATCCTGACTTCAAAAGATTAATGCAGGAATATCGTGCAGGCATTCCCTTGTTTGAATTAACAAATCAAAAAGTATGGTTAGCCGCTGCAAAAGATAGTGCAGGTTTAGAGGCATATTACGAACAACACAAAAATGAATACATGTGGGACGAGCGTGTAGATGCTACAATTTATGAAAGCAATAATGATACAATTGCAACAGCAGTGCGCAAGATGTTGAAGAAGAAAAAATCTGATGATGATATACTTGCAGCCTTTAATACAGATTCTACTTCTCAAGTGATTATCGAAAATAATTTATTCCTTGCCGGACAAGATTCCAATGTGGATCAGCTGAATAAAAAGATAGGCATTGGTGAAAATATTTTAAATAGTGATGGTACTATCACATTTGTAAAAGTGATTAAAGTAGTGCCACCAACACCAAAGACATTGAAAGAAGCAAGAGGCTATGTAATATCCGGATATCAGGATGAATTGGAAAAGAAATGGTTAGGTGATCTGAGAGCAAAGTATCCGGTTCAGGTTAATCAGGAAGTGTTTAATTCGCTTATAAAATAA
- a CDS encoding AAA family ATPase, producing MKEFNNDVEAIDALAADYNRLRNEIGKTIIGQDEVVKYVLLSVFSDGHSLLVGVPGLAKTLLIKTIADVLDLSFKRIQFTPDLMPSDITGTEILDEHRNFKFLRGPVFANIILADEINRTPPKTQASLLEAMQEKNVTVGGMLHPLDLPFFVLATQNPIEQEGTYPLPEAQLDRFMFNITLDYPSVKEEMQVVKSTTTDAKITMQKIIGKSEIIAYQHLIRRMPIADNVLEYAVNLATKTRPATAQAHASATEYLSWGAGPRASQYLVLGAKSHAAITGKYSPDMEDVRAVALPILRHRVVKNYKAEAEGIGVDDIIKGLL from the coding sequence ATGAAAGAATTTAATAACGATGTAGAGGCGATAGATGCATTAGCCGCAGATTATAACAGATTGCGCAATGAAATTGGTAAAACAATTATTGGTCAGGATGAAGTAGTAAAATATGTGTTGCTTTCTGTGTTTAGCGATGGACATAGTTTATTAGTGGGTGTTCCCGGTTTGGCAAAAACACTATTGATAAAAACTATTGCCGATGTATTGGATTTAAGTTTCAAACGCATTCAGTTTACTCCCGACCTAATGCCGTCGGATATTACAGGAACAGAAATTTTAGATGAACATCGCAACTTTAAATTTTTAAGAGGACCTGTGTTTGCAAATATTATTCTTGCGGATGAAATAAATCGTACGCCACCAAAAACACAAGCATCATTATTAGAAGCGATGCAGGAAAAAAATGTAACTGTTGGTGGTATGCTGCATCCACTTGATTTACCATTCTTTGTTTTAGCAACTCAGAACCCGATTGAACAAGAAGGTACTTATCCATTACCCGAAGCGCAACTCGATCGCTTCATGTTTAATATCACTTTAGATTACCCTTCAGTAAAAGAAGAAATGCAAGTGGTGAAAAGCACAACCACAGATGCAAAAATTACCATGCAAAAAATTATCGGTAAATCAGAAATAATTGCTTACCAACATTTAATTCGCAGAATGCCGATTGCTGATAATGTGTTGGAATACGCAGTAAATCTTGCAACAAAAACTCGACCTGCAACTGCGCAGGCACATGCAAGCGCAACCGAATATTTAAGTTGGGGTGCAGGCCCAAGAGCTTCACAATATTTAGTGCTGGGAGCAAAAAGCCATGCAGCTATCACCGGTAAATATTCTCCTGATATGGAAGATGTGCGGGCTGTTGCCTTACCTATTCTGCGTCATCGTGTGGTGAAAAATTATAAAGCAGAAGCAGAAGGTATTGGTGTGGATGATATAATCAAAGGTTTGTTGTAA
- a CDS encoding 3-hydroxyanthranilate 3,4-dioxygenase yields MSVAAPLNLKKWIEENRHLLKPPVGNKQVYLKNDDYIVMIVGGPNSRKDYHYEEGEELFYQLEGDIEVGIVENGVSKTIPIKEGEMFLLPPRVPHQPRRGPNTVGLVIERYRKDDELDACMWFCEKCNNKLHEEFFPLDNIVTQLPEIMNQFYSNAQLRTCNSCGYIMEPPK; encoded by the coding sequence ATGTCAGTAGCAGCACCTCTTAATTTGAAGAAATGGATTGAAGAAAACAGACATCTGTTGAAACCTCCTGTGGGCAATAAACAAGTGTATTTAAAAAATGATGATTATATCGTAATGATTGTTGGTGGGCCTAACAGTAGAAAAGATTATCATTATGAAGAAGGCGAAGAATTATTTTATCAGTTGGAAGGAGATATCGAAGTAGGGATTGTAGAAAACGGCGTTTCCAAAACAATTCCTATCAAAGAAGGTGAAATGTTTTTATTACCTCCAAGAGTTCCTCATCAACCACGTCGTGGTCCTAATACTGTTGGATTAGTAATTGAACGCTATCGCAAAGATGATGAGTTGGATGCATGCATGTGGTTCTGCGAAAAGTGTAATAATAAATTACATGAAGAATTTTTTCCGTTAGATAATATTGTTACACAATTGCCGGAAATTATGAATCAGTTTTACAGCAATGCACAATTGCGCACTTGCAATAGCTGTGGCTATATAATGGAGCCACCGAAATAA
- a CDS encoding SDR family oxidoreductase, whose product MDLNLHNKNAMVCGSTQGIGLAIAEELASAGAQLILVARNEAKLQEVISTLPAKYGQTHQYITADFNSPGDLKVAVKLFLDKYAAPIHILVNNTGGPASGPITAAHEEEFRIAFNAHLICNHILATALIPGMRESGYGRIINIISTSVKQALPNLGVSNTIRAAVGNWAKTMANELGKDGITVNNVLPGATKTVRLESIIKIKAEKTGNKEDKISKEMLHEIPLGRFAEAADIANAVAFLSSPAAAYITGINLPVDGGRTSCL is encoded by the coding sequence ATGGACTTGAACTTACACAATAAAAACGCAATGGTTTGCGGCAGCACACAGGGAATTGGATTGGCAATAGCAGAAGAGCTGGCAAGTGCAGGAGCACAACTCATTTTAGTTGCCCGCAATGAAGCTAAACTTCAGGAAGTTATTTCCACATTACCTGCAAAATATGGGCAAACACATCAATATATCACTGCGGATTTTAATTCACCCGGTGATCTTAAAGTAGCAGTAAAATTATTTTTAGATAAATATGCAGCGCCCATTCATATATTGGTTAATAATACCGGAGGCCCTGCATCAGGTCCGATTACGGCGGCACATGAAGAAGAATTTCGCATTGCTTTTAATGCTCATCTTATTTGCAATCATATTCTTGCCACTGCATTAATTCCCGGCATGCGTGAAAGTGGTTATGGCAGAATAATAAATATTATTTCCACTTCGGTGAAACAAGCCTTACCAAATCTTGGTGTTTCCAATACCATTCGTGCTGCGGTTGGAAATTGGGCAAAAACAATGGCGAATGAATTGGGTAAGGATGGAATCACAGTAAATAATGTGTTGCCCGGTGCCACTAAAACTGTGAGGTTGGAATCCATTATTAAAATCAAAGCGGAAAAAACCGGTAACAAAGAAGATAAAATAAGTAAAGAAATGTTGCACGAAATTCCACTTGGGCGATTTGCTGAAGCGGCGGATATAGCAAATGCAGTTGCATTTTTGTCTTCTCCTGCTGCAGCCTATATCACCGGTATCAATTTACCGGTGGATGGAGGCCGCACTTCTTGTCTGTAA
- a CDS encoding peptidylprolyl isomerase: MPIKKLLLSCIVLLSFTGVFAQPLIADKIIAQVGEKIILRSEVETIYLQESSNGAELPPDVRCYIIKELITQQLLILQAAKDSVVVTDDEVEYELDRRLRYYESLFGSREKMEEFYGKSFMEMKDEFRGDIRDILLSDRMKAQVTGDITVSPSEVKAFFNSIPKDSLPYFNAEVEFSHIVIMPQATGEQKEYAKQKAEELRQRLINGEDFSVLASIYSEDPGSKEDGGYLGCVSRGTYVPEFDAAAFKLKPGEISEVVQTQFGYHIIKLEERQGDKICLRHILITPPITNSNYTIASKKLDSIRSIIMAGNISFRDAASKFSMDDNTKRNGGEVLNSQSGSTYFEIDQLDPDVYYAIEKLKPGEISEAISFTDYQGKKGVRFILLNSQSPPHQANLTDDYYRLQTAAKNEKQQTLINDWVLRKVKDVYLSVDSSFDGCTEINELVQRSVEMGSK, encoded by the coding sequence ATGCCAATCAAAAAATTATTACTCAGTTGTATTGTGTTGTTATCATTTACCGGTGTATTTGCGCAGCCTTTAATCGCCGATAAAATAATTGCACAGGTTGGAGAAAAAATAATTCTGCGCTCAGAAGTAGAAACAATTTATCTACAAGAATCTTCTAATGGTGCTGAATTGCCTCCGGATGTGCGTTGCTATATTATTAAAGAATTAATCACTCAACAATTATTGATTTTACAAGCAGCAAAAGATAGTGTAGTTGTTACCGATGATGAAGTGGAATATGAATTAGACAGAAGGTTGCGCTATTACGAATCACTGTTTGGCTCCAGAGAAAAAATGGAGGAATTCTACGGTAAATCATTTATGGAAATGAAGGATGAATTCCGTGGAGATATCAGAGACATTTTATTATCTGATAGAATGAAAGCGCAAGTAACAGGAGATATTACTGTTTCGCCATCGGAAGTAAAAGCATTTTTTAATAGCATACCAAAAGATTCATTGCCTTACTTTAATGCAGAGGTAGAATTTTCTCATATCGTTATTATGCCGCAGGCAACGGGGGAACAAAAAGAATATGCAAAACAAAAAGCAGAAGAATTGCGACAGCGTCTTATAAATGGTGAAGATTTTTCAGTGCTGGCTTCTATTTATTCTGAAGATCCAGGCTCAAAAGAAGATGGCGGTTATTTAGGGTGTGTTAGTAGAGGAACATATGTTCCGGAATTTGATGCGGCTGCATTTAAATTAAAACCGGGTGAAATTTCCGAAGTAGTACAAACACAATTCGGTTATCATATTATAAAATTAGAAGAAAGACAAGGTGATAAAATTTGTTTACGGCATATTTTAATTACACCACCAATTACAAATTCCAATTACACAATTGCTTCAAAAAAATTAGATAGCATTCGTTCAATTATTATGGCTGGAAATATTTCTTTTCGTGATGCGGCCTCAAAGTTTAGTATGGATGATAATACAAAACGCAATGGAGGAGAAGTATTGAATTCTCAATCAGGATCTACTTATTTTGAAATTGATCAATTGGATCCGGATGTATATTATGCTATAGAAAAATTGAAACCGGGTGAAATATCAGAAGCAATTTCTTTTACTGATTATCAGGGGAAAAAAGGAGTGCGATTTATTTTACTCAACAGTCAAAGTCCACCACATCAGGCAAACCTTACTGATGATTATTATCGCTTGCAAACTGCCGCTAAAAATGAAAAGCAACAAACACTTATTAATGATTGGGTATTGCGCAAAGTGAAAGATGTGTATCTGAGTGTAGATTCTTCATTTGACGGATGTACTGAAATTAATGAACTTGTACAGCGTTCTGTGGAAATGGGAAGTAAATAA
- a CDS encoding amidohydrolase — translation MVVFKIDIHTHIIPEHLPKWSEKFFDNRYIHLDHHCPGCAKMMQGDKFFREIESNCWDGAVRIQDCDATQVNVQVLSAIPVMFHYWGKAEHAMETSRYQNDFIAEVVSRNPQRFIGLGTLPMQDPQLAIQEMERCKNELHLPGIEIGSHVNDWNLNAPELFSFFEAAEKMQMAIFVHPWDMMGTDKMKQYWLPWLVGMPAETSLAICSMIFGGVFQRLPNLKVAFAHGGGSFPSTIGRIEHGFNVRPDLVAVDNKINPRNYLQKFYLDTLVHDPMMLQYLIELFGENQLALGSDYPFPLGEHHPGKLIESMSLSDAVKERLLHGTALEWLGLHKEKFI, via the coding sequence ATTGTTGTGTTTAAAATTGATATTCATACGCATATAATTCCCGAGCATTTACCAAAATGGAGTGAGAAGTTTTTTGATAATCGCTATATACATTTAGATCATCACTGTCCGGGTTGTGCGAAGATGATGCAAGGTGATAAATTTTTTCGTGAAATAGAAAGCAATTGTTGGGATGGTGCTGTGCGCATTCAGGATTGCGATGCAACACAAGTAAATGTACAAGTGTTGAGTGCAATTCCTGTGATGTTTCATTATTGGGGTAAGGCAGAACATGCAATGGAAACCAGCCGTTATCAAAATGATTTTATTGCAGAAGTAGTATCAAGAAATCCGCAACGATTTATCGGCTTAGGCACTTTGCCAATGCAAGATCCACAATTAGCAATTCAAGAAATGGAGCGCTGTAAAAATGAATTGCATTTACCGGGCATTGAAATCGGCAGTCATGTGAATGATTGGAATCTGAATGCACCTGAATTATTTTCTTTTTTTGAAGCTGCTGAAAAAATGCAGATGGCAATTTTTGTGCATCCCTGGGATATGATGGGCACAGATAAAATGAAACAATATTGGTTGCCATGGTTAGTGGGTATGCCTGCGGAAACTTCTTTGGCAATTTGCTCAATGATTTTCGGTGGTGTATTTCAGCGATTGCCAAATTTGAAAGTAGCCTTTGCACATGGTGGTGGAAGTTTCCCTTCTACAATCGGAAGAATAGAACATGGATTTAATGTACGTCCTGATTTAGTTGCGGTCGATAATAAAATAAATCCAAGAAATTATCTGCAAAAATTTTATCTCGATACATTAGTACACGATCCGATGATGCTGCAATATTTAATTGAATTGTTTGGAGAAAATCAATTGGCTTTGGGAAGTGATTATCCGTTTCCATTAGGTGAACATCATCCCGGAAAATTAATTGAAAGTATGTCGTTGAGTGATGCTGTTAAAGAAAGATTATTACACGGCACTGCATTAGAATGGTTGGGATTACACAAAGAAAAATTTATTTAG
- a CDS encoding amidophosphoribosyltransferase, producing MSDFITHECGIALIRLRKPLEYYREKYGSTLYGLNKLYLLMEKQHNRGQDGAGVATLKLNTPPGQKYIDMYKSPAVNAIKDVFDNIFSHIREKKAANPEHAKDIDWLKENVQYTGELMMGHLRYGTHGHNSMFSVHPFIRENNWMTRNLVLAGNFNMVNNTDLFQQLVAIGQHPKEHTDTITVLEKIGHFLDTEVQLLFEQYKNYHDNKTITELIANDLDVSRVLSRAAKDFEGGYSIIGMLGHGDAFLLRDPNGIRPAYWYADDEVVVCASERPAIMTVFDVAFEDVKEVQPGHALVIKKNGKVSEVYCRKPLERKSCSFERIYFSRGNDKEIYQERKMLGKLLTPDVLKAVDYDLENTVFSFIPNTAETAFYGLIKGVDDYLNDYKLKKIREAGDDLETQKKILALRTRVEKLALKDVKMRTFITNDDDRGDMVSHVYDITYGQVKDGVDTIVLIDDSIVRGTTLKKSIIAILDRLLPKKIVIVSSAPQIRYPDCYGIDMSKMGDFVAFRAMVELLEDNGKESMLQEVYEECKKQLNLPADKMQNAVKKLYDQFPYEAISKKVSEIVKSKNIRAEVEVIYQTVDKLHEAIPNHPGDWYFTGNYPTPGGNRVVNRAFMNFMEGKDVRAYD from the coding sequence TTGAGCGATTTTATTACACATGAATGCGGCATCGCACTTATTCGACTCCGCAAACCCTTAGAATATTACCGTGAAAAATACGGCTCCACTTTATATGGCTTAAATAAGTTGTATCTGCTAATGGAGAAACAACATAACCGTGGACAGGATGGAGCAGGTGTGGCTACATTAAAATTAAATACACCGCCGGGACAAAAATATATTGACATGTATAAGTCGCCGGCAGTGAATGCAATTAAAGATGTGTTCGATAATATTTTTTCGCATATCCGTGAAAAAAAAGCAGCCAATCCTGAACATGCAAAAGATATTGATTGGCTAAAAGAAAATGTGCAATATACCGGCGAATTAATGATGGGGCATTTACGCTATGGTACACACGGACATAACAGTATGTTTAGTGTGCATCCGTTTATTCGTGAGAACAATTGGATGACAAGAAATCTTGTGCTTGCCGGCAATTTTAATATGGTAAACAATACGGATTTATTTCAACAATTGGTTGCCATTGGTCAGCATCCAAAAGAACATACGGATACAATTACGGTGTTGGAAAAAATCGGACATTTTTTAGATACGGAAGTGCAATTGTTATTCGAACAATACAAAAATTATCACGACAATAAAACGATAACAGAATTAATTGCAAACGATTTGGATGTAAGTCGTGTATTGAGTCGTGCAGCAAAAGATTTTGAAGGCGGTTATTCAATCATCGGTATGCTTGGACATGGTGATGCATTTTTATTGCGTGATCCAAATGGTATTCGTCCGGCGTATTGGTATGCAGATGATGAAGTAGTAGTTTGTGCAAGTGAGCGTCCTGCAATCATGACTGTGTTTGATGTTGCATTTGAAGATGTGAAAGAAGTGCAACCCGGCCATGCACTCGTTATTAAAAAGAATGGTAAGGTCAGTGAAGTATATTGTCGCAAACCATTGGAAAGAAAAAGTTGCAGCTTCGAACGCATTTATTTTTCAAGAGGAAATGATAAAGAGATTTATCAGGAAAGAAAAATGTTGGGAAAATTATTAACGCCCGATGTTTTAAAAGCGGTGGATTACGATTTAGAGAATACCGTATTTTCTTTTATTCCTAACACAGCAGAAACTGCTTTTTATGGTTTAATAAAAGGTGTGGATGATTATCTGAATGATTATAAATTAAAAAAAATTCGTGAAGCGGGAGATGATTTAGAAACACAGAAAAAAATTCTTGCCTTGCGCACACGAGTGGAAAAACTTGCATTGAAAGATGTGAAGATGCGCACGTTTATTACCAATGATGATGATCGTGGAGATATGGTAAGTCATGTATATGATATCACTTATGGCCAAGTGAAAGATGGAGTAGATACGATTGTTTTAATTGATGATAGTATTGTGCGTGGCACCACATTAAAGAAAAGTATTATTGCAATACTCGATAGATTGCTGCCTAAAAAAATTGTGATTGTTTCTTCTGCTCCGCAAATTCGTTATCCCGATTGTTACGGAATTGATATGAGTAAAATGGGTGACTTTGTTGCCTTCCGTGCAATGGTGGAATTATTGGAAGACAATGGTAAAGAAAGCATGTTGCAGGAAGTATATGAAGAGTGTAAAAAGCAACTTAATTTACCTGCGGATAAAATGCAGAATGCCGTAAAAAAATTGTACGATCAATTTCCTTATGAAGCCATTTCAAAAAAAGTAAGTGAGATTGTAAAATCAAAAAACATTCGTGCTGAAGTAGAAGTAATTTATCAAACAGTAGATAAACTGCATGAAGCAATTCCAAATCATCCCGGCGATTGGTATTTCACCGGCAACTATCCAACCCCGGGAGGCAATCGTGTTGTGAATCGTGCCTTTATGAATTTTATGGAAGGCAAGGATGTAAGAGCGTATGATTGA